The Dehalococcoidales bacterium genomic interval GGTTATAAGATGAGTCTGGAAGACCTGAGAAAAAGGATTGACGAAGCTGATGCCAGGATAGTCAGGCTTATTGCCGAGAGGATACGGATTGCCGAAGAAATAGGAGAGGAGAAGAAGAAAGAAGGCAAGCAAATCAGGGATACCGCCCGAGAAGAAAAAGTGCTGGAAAATGTGAGGCGGGTGGCGCGGGAAGAAAAAATAGGCCCGGATGACCTGGTCAACATTTACCGCCAGATAATGGACATCGCCAAGAATGTGCAGGGTATGATGGTTGCCTTTCAGGGTGAACCGGGAGCCTACAGCGAGGAAGCCGCCTTTCGATTCTTCGGGAATTCAACCCGGGTCAAACCCTGTGAGAGCCTGGAAGACGTCTTTCAGGCGGTAGAACGTAATGAAGTACAGTTCGGCATTGTCCCCATCGAGAACTCTCTGGAGGGAAGCATCAGCCGGTCATACGATCTGCTCCTGGAATCGAATCTCAAGGTGTGCGGGGAAACCGAACTCCGCGTCAGCCATTGCCTGATAACCCATCCCGAAACACGACTCGACGGTATCAAGCGGGTCTACTCTCACCCCCAGGCGCTGGGGCAGTGCAAGACCTACCTCCGGCACCTCGGCCGTGAACTGGTGCCCACCTATGATACCGCCGGCAGCGTCAAGATGATTAAAGAGAAAGGAA includes:
- the pheA gene encoding prephenate dehydratase, with the protein product MSLEDLRKRIDEADARIVRLIAERIRIAEEIGEEKKKEGKQIRDTAREEKVLENVRRVAREEKIGPDDLVNIYRQIMDIAKNVQGMMVAFQGEPGAYSEEAAFRFFGNSTRVKPCESLEDVFQAVERNEVQFGIVPIENSLEGSISRSYDLLLESNLKVCGETELRVSHCLITHPETRLDGIKRVYSHPQALGQCKTYLRHLGRELVPTYDTAGSVKMIKEKGITDGAAIASCRAADIYEMKVAASEIEDNPNNFTRFFILAKQDSPPSGNDKTSIVFSVSHKPGALHEFLQILASRNINLTKIESRPTRQKPWEYNFYLDFEGHRQDKAIQEAMEKLEKAALFMKVLGSYPRAR